Proteins co-encoded in one Pyxidicoccus xibeiensis genomic window:
- a CDS encoding ArsR/SmtB family transcription factor: MNAAPAILSWMTSLADATRVRVLRLVERHELTVVELCAVLQLPQSTVSRHLKVLADDGWVVWRPEGTSRLYHLAVNELPPAARRLWTLTREQMAQALATEQDDQRLASVLAERQSRSQAFFSSAAGKWDKLRRELFGERFDVLGLLALFEPTWRVGDLGCGTGQTSEMLAPYVRRVTAVESSPAMFKAAKARLAGIPNVELHRGDLAALPLDDGTLDVALLHLVLHHVPEPAAVLKEAARALAPGGRLLIIDMRRHERREYQQQMGHVWLGFEPEQLTGWLHEAGFDDVRIHTLPADPAAKGPALLSAVAVRRK, from the coding sequence ATGAACGCCGCCCCCGCCATACTGAGCTGGATGACGTCGCTCGCCGATGCGACGCGGGTGCGCGTGCTGCGGCTGGTGGAGCGGCACGAGCTGACGGTGGTGGAGCTGTGCGCGGTGCTCCAGCTTCCGCAGTCCACGGTGAGCCGGCACCTGAAGGTGCTCGCGGACGACGGGTGGGTGGTGTGGCGCCCGGAGGGCACCAGCCGCCTGTACCACCTCGCGGTCAACGAGCTGCCCCCGGCGGCCCGGCGCCTGTGGACGCTGACGCGCGAGCAGATGGCCCAGGCCCTCGCCACCGAGCAGGACGACCAGCGGCTGGCCTCCGTGCTCGCCGAGCGACAGAGCCGCAGCCAGGCCTTCTTCTCCAGCGCGGCGGGCAAGTGGGACAAGCTCCGCCGGGAGCTGTTCGGCGAGCGCTTCGACGTGCTTGGCCTGCTGGCCCTGTTCGAGCCGACGTGGCGCGTGGGCGACCTGGGCTGCGGCACCGGCCAGACGTCGGAGATGCTGGCGCCCTACGTCCGGCGCGTCACCGCCGTCGAGTCCTCCCCCGCCATGTTCAAGGCCGCGAAGGCCCGGCTGGCGGGCATCCCCAACGTCGAGCTGCACCGCGGAGACCTGGCGGCGCTCCCGCTGGATGACGGGACGCTGGACGTGGCGCTGCTGCACCTGGTGCTGCACCACGTGCCGGAGCCGGCCGCGGTGCTGAAGGAAGCCGCGCGAGCGCTCGCACCGGGCGGGCGCCTGCTCATCATCGACATGCGGCGGCACGAGCGCCGCGAGTACCAGCAACAGATGGGACACGTCTGGCTGGGCTTCGAGCCGGAGCAGCTCACCGGCTGGCTGCACGAGGCCGGCTTCGACGACGTCCGCATCCACACCCTCCCCGCGGACCCGGCTGCCAAGGGTCCCGCGCTGCTGTCCGCCGTGGCGGTCCGCAGGAAGTGA
- the ahcY gene encoding adenosylhomocysteinase, with protein sequence MSTALKTKTDTQARPAFKVKDLSLAEWGRKEIMLAEDEMPGLMALRARYGKSQPLKGLKVMGSLHMTVQTAVLIETLSAMGADVRWCSCNIFSTQDHAAAAVVVGRPETGGTVENPKGTPVFAWKGENLEEYWWCTEQALIWPDGSGPDQIVDDGGDATLLLHKGLEFEKAGKVPDFNAASEPEEWGFILALLKDLQKRDAKLWQRVAPKVRGVSEETTTGVHRLYEMQKAGTLLFPAINVNDSVTKSKFDNLYGCRHSLVDGLNRATDVMLSGKVAFVFGYGDVGKGCAQAFKGQGCRVIIAEIDPICALQAAMEGYQVDTIENWVGKADIFITATGNRDIVTAEHMSKMKDKAIVANIGHFDNEIDMAGLKKVPGVKHTNIKAQYDMWTFPSGNSVLILAEGRLFNLGCATGHPSFVMSTSFTNQCLAQLELAQNQQAYEKKVYTLPKKLDEEVARLHLEKLGVKLTKLSPDQASYIGVPVEGPYKPDHYRY encoded by the coding sequence ATGAGCACTGCGCTGAAGACGAAGACGGACACCCAGGCCCGCCCGGCCTTCAAGGTGAAGGACCTGAGCCTCGCCGAGTGGGGCCGCAAGGAAATCATGCTGGCCGAGGACGAGATGCCCGGCCTGATGGCGCTGCGCGCCCGCTATGGCAAGAGCCAGCCCCTCAAGGGCCTGAAGGTCATGGGCTCGCTGCACATGACGGTGCAGACGGCGGTCCTCATCGAGACGCTGTCCGCCATGGGCGCGGACGTGCGCTGGTGCTCGTGCAACATCTTCTCCACGCAGGACCACGCCGCCGCCGCGGTGGTGGTGGGCCGTCCCGAGACGGGCGGCACGGTGGAGAACCCGAAGGGCACGCCCGTCTTCGCGTGGAAGGGCGAGAACCTCGAGGAGTACTGGTGGTGCACGGAGCAGGCGCTCATCTGGCCCGACGGCTCCGGCCCGGACCAGATTGTGGACGACGGCGGTGACGCCACGCTGCTGCTCCACAAGGGCCTGGAGTTCGAGAAGGCCGGCAAGGTCCCCGACTTCAACGCCGCCTCCGAGCCCGAGGAGTGGGGCTTCATCCTCGCGCTGCTCAAGGACCTGCAGAAGCGCGACGCGAAGCTGTGGCAGCGCGTGGCGCCCAAGGTCCGCGGCGTGAGCGAGGAGACCACCACGGGCGTGCACCGGCTCTACGAGATGCAGAAGGCCGGCACGCTGCTGTTCCCCGCCATCAACGTCAACGACAGCGTCACCAAGAGCAAGTTCGACAACCTCTACGGCTGCCGTCACTCGCTGGTGGACGGCCTCAACCGCGCCACGGACGTGATGCTGTCCGGCAAGGTGGCCTTCGTCTTCGGCTACGGCGACGTGGGCAAGGGCTGCGCGCAGGCGTTCAAGGGCCAGGGCTGCCGCGTCATCATCGCGGAGATCGACCCCATCTGCGCCCTGCAGGCCGCGATGGAGGGCTACCAGGTCGACACGATTGAGAACTGGGTGGGCAAGGCGGACATCTTCATCACCGCGACGGGCAACCGCGACATCGTCACCGCGGAGCACATGTCGAAGATGAAGGACAAGGCCATCGTCGCGAACATCGGCCACTTCGACAACGAAATCGACATGGCCGGCCTGAAGAAGGTGCCGGGCGTCAAGCACACCAACATCAAGGCGCAGTACGACATGTGGACGTTCCCCAGCGGCAACAGCGTGCTCATCCTCGCCGAGGGCCGCCTGTTCAACCTGGGCTGCGCCACCGGCCACCCCAGCTTCGTGATGTCCACCAGCTTCACCAACCAGTGCCTCGCGCAGCTGGAGCTGGCGCAGAACCAGCAGGCCTACGAGAAGAAGGTCTACACGCTGCCCAAGAAGCTGGACGAGGAAGTGGCCCGCCTGCACCTGGAGAAGCTGGGTGTGAAGCTGACCAAGCTCTCCCCGGACCAGGCCTCGTACATCGGCGTGCCCGTCGAGGGCCCGTACAAGCCGGACCACTACCGCTACTAG
- a CDS encoding EsaB/YukD family protein: MGMMTVEVWDATGAKRQQVELPDDAPVNRVLVVLVEKMRLPRQSPDGQPMSYKFHHKSSGMQLLDTQTLADAKVQPGDVLRLQPEITAGARVS, translated from the coding sequence ATGGGAATGATGACGGTCGAGGTCTGGGACGCGACGGGAGCCAAGCGCCAGCAGGTGGAGCTCCCGGACGACGCCCCGGTGAATCGCGTGCTGGTGGTGCTGGTGGAGAAGATGCGCCTGCCGCGCCAGAGCCCGGACGGGCAGCCCATGAGCTACAAGTTCCACCACAAGAGCAGCGGCATGCAGCTGCTCGACACCCAGACGCTGGCGGACGCGAAGGTGCAACCGGGTGACGTGCTCCGGCTCCAGCCGGAAATCACGGCCGGGGCGCGTGTCTCGTGA
- a CDS encoding HesA/MoeB/ThiF family protein → MKVEASEGRFSRFELIEWWDQQRLSRARVLVAGAGALGNEVLKNLALLGVGRVVVVDMDVVETSNLSRSPLFRSADAGRAKVDAVADGARAIYPDLRVRPLRANVVHDLGLGLFHWADVVVGALDNREARLALNRACYRVGRAWIDGAIEVLSGVARLFAPPEGPCYECTMSEQDWRLLERRRSCSLLNRQLEEIGKVPTTPTTASVVAAIQCQEAVKLLHGQPTLAGAGFVFDGLTHQSYVTRYQRNPECLSHAPLEQLEQVERSVSDVRAGEALAWARAALGPGAVLEFGRELLCGLDCPGCGREERVFRPLSQVTEADGVCTACGTRRAPRLFHGLRGDEDFLDLTLAELGLPPWDVVVGRQGEREVGFELCGDRAKVLGELDTGGV, encoded by the coding sequence GTGAAGGTGGAGGCGAGCGAGGGGCGCTTCAGCCGCTTCGAGCTGATTGAGTGGTGGGACCAGCAGCGGCTCTCCCGCGCGCGCGTGCTGGTGGCCGGCGCGGGGGCGCTGGGCAACGAGGTGCTCAAGAACCTCGCGCTGCTGGGGGTGGGCCGGGTCGTCGTCGTGGACATGGACGTCGTGGAGACCTCCAACCTCTCGCGCTCGCCGCTGTTCCGCTCCGCGGATGCCGGCCGGGCCAAGGTGGACGCGGTGGCGGACGGCGCGCGCGCCATCTACCCCGACCTGCGGGTGCGCCCGCTGCGCGCCAATGTCGTGCATGACCTCGGGCTCGGGCTCTTCCACTGGGCGGACGTGGTGGTCGGCGCGCTGGACAACCGCGAGGCGCGCCTGGCGCTCAACCGCGCCTGCTACCGCGTGGGCCGCGCGTGGATTGACGGTGCCATTGAAGTGCTCTCCGGCGTGGCCCGCCTGTTCGCTCCGCCCGAGGGGCCCTGCTACGAGTGCACGATGAGCGAGCAGGACTGGCGCCTGCTCGAGCGGCGGCGCTCGTGCAGCCTGCTCAACCGGCAGCTCGAGGAGATTGGCAAGGTGCCGACCACGCCCACCACGGCCTCGGTCGTCGCCGCCATCCAGTGCCAGGAGGCGGTGAAGCTGCTCCATGGCCAGCCCACGCTCGCCGGGGCGGGCTTCGTCTTCGACGGGCTGACGCACCAGTCCTATGTCACCCGCTACCAGCGCAACCCGGAGTGCCTGAGCCATGCTCCGCTCGAGCAGCTGGAGCAGGTGGAGCGCTCCGTGTCGGACGTGAGGGCCGGCGAAGCGCTCGCCTGGGCCCGCGCGGCGCTCGGCCCCGGCGCGGTGCTGGAGTTCGGCCGCGAGCTGCTCTGCGGGCTCGACTGCCCCGGGTGTGGTCGCGAGGAGCGCGTCTTCCGGCCGCTCTCCCAGGTGACGGAGGCGGACGGCGTGTGCACGGCGTGCGGGACGCGCCGCGCGCCGCGGCTCTTCCACGGCCTGCGCGGCGACGAGGACTTCCTGGACCTCACCCTGGCGGAGCTCGGGCTGCCACCCTGGGACGTGGTCGTCGGCCGCCAGGGGGAGCGCGAGGTGGGCTTCGAGCTGTGCGGGGACCGGGCGAAGGTGCTCGGGGAGCTGGACACGGGGGGCGTATGA
- a CDS encoding Mov34/MPN/PAD-1 family protein — protein MSGAAKAEKTQRPVRGFPGGDVAPVAGELRISVEKQPYAQIIGHAILEPDVEVCGVLVGRLLEDAHGPYLSITDVIRGEAAKQQGAQVTFTHDTWNHIHREMDAKHPDEQIVGWYHTHGGFGIFLSEMDTFIHRNFFSQPHQVAYVYDPLAGSEGFFHGMSGELRQVHRYWLGGRERKPLGAAPAPAAAAAEGGDLAGAVSALTRAAAALQASAHKPSRDVFPLPLWAVAAAALLVLGYTYLNGGLMGRAPEGARRSQHMLVLDQDPATGAALGLEVVRLEPERGDVLRDRNGELYVGVPLREADGRPASLLTVLQGPNGASPPQATSPTPAPRPAAPGPPPATRPGANASLSRTRVLLVAGGVVLALVLAVLATLFVRRRRAGHAKVRGTP, from the coding sequence ATGAGCGGAGCAGCCAAGGCTGAAAAGACGCAGCGCCCCGTGCGCGGCTTCCCCGGGGGTGACGTCGCGCCCGTGGCGGGGGAGCTGCGCATCTCGGTGGAGAAGCAGCCGTACGCGCAAATCATCGGCCACGCCATCCTGGAGCCGGACGTGGAGGTCTGCGGCGTGCTGGTGGGGCGCCTGCTCGAAGACGCGCACGGCCCCTACCTGAGCATCACCGACGTCATCCGGGGAGAGGCCGCCAAGCAGCAGGGCGCCCAGGTCACCTTCACGCACGACACGTGGAACCACATCCACCGGGAGATGGATGCGAAGCACCCCGACGAGCAGATTGTCGGCTGGTACCACACGCATGGTGGCTTCGGCATCTTCCTGTCGGAGATGGACACGTTCATCCACCGCAACTTCTTCTCCCAGCCGCACCAGGTCGCGTACGTGTACGACCCGCTCGCCGGCTCCGAGGGCTTCTTCCACGGGATGTCCGGCGAGCTGCGGCAGGTGCACCGCTACTGGCTGGGCGGGCGCGAGCGCAAGCCGCTGGGGGCCGCCCCCGCACCGGCGGCCGCCGCGGCCGAGGGCGGCGACCTGGCCGGCGCGGTGAGCGCGCTGACCCGGGCCGCCGCCGCGCTGCAGGCCTCCGCCCACAAGCCCTCCCGTGACGTCTTTCCCCTTCCCCTGTGGGCAGTCGCGGCGGCGGCCCTGCTCGTGCTCGGCTACACGTACCTGAATGGCGGCCTGATGGGCCGCGCTCCGGAGGGTGCACGGCGCTCGCAGCACATGCTCGTGCTGGACCAGGACCCGGCGACCGGCGCCGCGCTGGGGCTCGAGGTCGTCCGGCTGGAGCCCGAGCGCGGCGACGTCCTTCGAGACCGCAACGGAGAGCTGTACGTGGGCGTCCCGCTCCGGGAGGCCGACGGCCGGCCGGCCTCGCTGCTCACGGTGCTGCAGGGTCCGAATGGGGCGAGCCCACCGCAGGCGACGTCCCCCACGCCGGCCCCGCGCCCGGCCGCTCCAGGCCCGCCGCCCGCGACGCGCCCCGGCGCGAATGCGTCCCTGTCCCGCACCCGGGTGCTGCTCGTGGCAGGGGGCGTGGTGCTGGCGCTCGTGCTCGCCGTGCTGGCCACGCTCTTCGTCCGGCGCCGGCGCGCCGGGCATGCCAAGGTCCGAGGAACGCCATGA
- a CDS encoding FHA domain-containing protein — translation MTGAAEKIVIAPEELASPEVDAALSRQLSFGMAPASERVEERRTGFFYRSYVALSLAGLVGALTGWAVLEPFFTDGVEFEGRVEQVNPGYHTSEGNPLTSVHVGGVTVWVDPAATHLERDGEAVPATALSVGQVVSIKGHPIGEEKAARSVSAYEVTLRPEGSEAPASVDLVAAERGAGLLSLTVFAIIAAFVGLFIGAADGLLSRAFHRAATCGAVGMGMGLVVGLMATLFAELAYGLGRMLVLSMGEQGAAGMTTAQLLVQMSVRGVAWALAGAAMGLGQGVALRSSKLLVNGLVGGMVGALLGGLLFDPISLLFEGFDSGEAWLSRGVGFGVIGLVTGLVIGLVELAAREAWVKMLTGPLAGKEFVLFKSPTTVGSSPKSDVYLFKDSEVEPTHALIHAMGEGYELEDKKGAAGTYVNGRRVSRARLASGDQVRVGKTVFVLHLKEG, via the coding sequence ATGACAGGTGCGGCCGAGAAGATTGTCATCGCGCCCGAGGAGCTCGCGTCCCCCGAGGTGGACGCGGCGCTCTCCCGGCAGCTGTCGTTTGGAATGGCCCCAGCCTCCGAGCGCGTGGAGGAGCGGCGCACCGGCTTCTTCTATCGCTCGTACGTCGCGCTGTCGCTGGCGGGCCTGGTGGGCGCGCTGACGGGGTGGGCCGTGCTCGAGCCCTTCTTCACGGATGGGGTGGAGTTCGAGGGGCGGGTGGAGCAGGTGAATCCGGGCTACCACACCTCGGAGGGCAACCCGCTGACGTCGGTGCACGTCGGCGGGGTGACGGTGTGGGTGGACCCCGCGGCGACGCACCTCGAGCGGGACGGCGAGGCCGTGCCGGCGACGGCGCTGTCGGTGGGCCAGGTCGTGAGCATCAAGGGGCACCCGATTGGCGAAGAGAAGGCGGCGCGCTCGGTGTCCGCCTACGAGGTGACGCTGCGCCCGGAGGGCAGCGAGGCCCCGGCGTCCGTGGACCTGGTGGCCGCGGAGCGCGGCGCGGGCCTGCTGTCGCTCACCGTGTTCGCCATCATCGCCGCGTTCGTCGGCCTGTTCATCGGCGCCGCGGACGGGCTGCTGTCGCGCGCGTTCCACCGCGCGGCCACCTGCGGCGCGGTGGGGATGGGCATGGGGCTGGTGGTGGGGCTGATGGCCACGCTCTTCGCCGAGCTGGCCTACGGCCTGGGGCGCATGCTGGTGCTGTCGATGGGCGAGCAGGGCGCGGCGGGCATGACGACGGCGCAGCTGCTGGTGCAGATGTCGGTGCGCGGGGTGGCCTGGGCCCTGGCCGGGGCCGCGATGGGGCTGGGCCAGGGCGTGGCCCTGCGCTCCTCCAAGCTGCTCGTCAACGGGCTCGTCGGTGGCATGGTCGGGGCCCTGCTCGGGGGGCTGCTCTTCGACCCCATCAGCCTGCTGTTCGAAGGCTTCGACTCGGGTGAGGCCTGGCTGAGCCGGGGCGTGGGCTTCGGCGTCATCGGCCTGGTGACGGGCCTGGTGATTGGCCTGGTGGAGCTGGCCGCGCGCGAGGCCTGGGTGAAGATGCTCACCGGGCCGCTGGCGGGGAAGGAGTTCGTGCTCTTCAAGAGCCCGACCACGGTGGGCAGCTCGCCCAAGAGCGACGTGTACCTCTTCAAGGACTCGGAGGTGGAGCCCACCCACGCCCTCATCCACGCGATGGGCGAGGGCTACGAGTTGGAGGACAAGAAGGGGGCCGCGGGCACCTACGTCAATGGCCGGCGGGTGTCTCGCGCGCGGCTCGCGTCGGGCGACCAGGTCCGCGTGGGCAAGACTGTCTTCGTCCTCCACCTGAAGGAGGGCTGA
- a CDS encoding RING finger protein, which produces MSELQPQSASGFAGAPCGICQTGIEVEESVGTCPACQSPFHAECWAENGGCAQYGCVHMPSATPAETGVSARTYWGREEKACTGCGEQIKVAALRCRFCGEVFATEQPMTAVEADSQSQSAERRAAAGTAALWLFIAGLVPCTAPLTLVVGGIWYSSNRAVVRQLPSQRRVLALLGLGASAVTTSLLLLAALFLGS; this is translated from the coding sequence GTGTCCGAGCTCCAGCCCCAGTCCGCCTCCGGCTTCGCGGGCGCGCCGTGCGGCATCTGCCAGACGGGCATCGAGGTCGAGGAGTCGGTGGGCACCTGCCCCGCCTGCCAGTCGCCCTTCCATGCCGAGTGCTGGGCGGAGAATGGGGGCTGCGCGCAGTACGGCTGCGTCCACATGCCCTCCGCCACACCGGCCGAGACAGGGGTGAGCGCGCGGACCTACTGGGGGCGGGAGGAGAAGGCGTGCACCGGCTGCGGGGAGCAGATCAAGGTCGCCGCCCTGCGCTGTCGCTTCTGCGGCGAGGTCTTCGCCACGGAGCAGCCGATGACGGCCGTCGAGGCGGACAGCCAGTCCCAGTCCGCGGAGCGGCGCGCGGCCGCGGGCACCGCCGCGCTCTGGCTCTTCATCGCGGGGCTCGTGCCCTGCACCGCGCCGCTCACGCTGGTGGTGGGCGGAATCTGGTACTCGAGCAACCGCGCCGTGGTGCGCCAGCTGCCGTCGCAGCGCCGGGTGCTGGCGTTGCTCGGACTCGGAGCCTCGGCGGTGACCACGAGTTTGCTGCTGCTGGCAGCGCTCTTCCTCGGGAGCTGA
- a CDS encoding trypsin-like peptidase domain-containing protein: protein MTAPEPERIRIEPEEVARAVVPLPPRPLAARQAALREAGPPRVDRLAVGALVLALIGVPLVGCLLGPIAIVCGALALSRLYGREDVRGTGIALAGLLVGAFEFVGWMGVLLWAVATPAAIRPLTAPPSMPTSNAQGLTDAPAHIRQALLANVRLTCTGGDTHLGSGVNVASGDGRTLLLTNRHVADCAQGAALRVAFHDGEVVAGRVVWLGPEGVDLAVVETRSERERPGEVMRLDARRAARVGDGVFAVGNPLGYDTTYTVGVLSAVRRLPMGSLEGRVYQVQAAINPGNSGGGLYSEDGGLIGINTWAVERTRSEGLGFAISVETLAEVLRGADASLRGLVQTSVDEERSPR, encoded by the coding sequence ATGACGGCTCCCGAGCCCGAGCGCATCCGCATCGAGCCAGAGGAGGTGGCGCGCGCGGTGGTGCCACTTCCGCCGCGCCCCCTCGCGGCGCGCCAGGCGGCGCTCCGTGAAGCAGGGCCGCCCCGCGTCGACCGGCTCGCCGTCGGAGCGTTGGTGCTGGCGCTCATCGGTGTCCCGCTGGTCGGCTGCCTCCTGGGGCCCATCGCCATCGTCTGCGGAGCGCTGGCGCTCTCGCGGCTGTACGGCCGCGAGGACGTGCGCGGTACCGGCATCGCGCTGGCGGGGCTCCTCGTCGGAGCGTTCGAGTTCGTGGGCTGGATGGGGGTCCTCCTGTGGGCGGTCGCCACCCCCGCGGCCATCCGCCCGCTCACGGCCCCGCCCTCGATGCCCACCTCGAACGCGCAGGGGCTCACGGACGCGCCCGCCCACATCCGTCAGGCGCTGCTCGCCAACGTGCGCCTGACGTGCACCGGCGGAGACACCCATCTGGGCTCCGGGGTCAACGTGGCGAGCGGTGACGGCCGCACGCTGCTGCTGACCAACCGCCACGTGGCCGACTGCGCCCAGGGCGCGGCCCTGCGAGTCGCCTTCCACGACGGTGAGGTGGTGGCGGGGCGGGTCGTCTGGCTCGGGCCGGAGGGCGTGGACCTGGCCGTGGTGGAGACGCGCTCGGAGCGCGAGCGCCCGGGTGAGGTCATGCGGCTGGACGCCCGGCGCGCCGCACGCGTGGGGGACGGGGTGTTCGCCGTGGGCAACCCGCTCGGCTACGACACCACCTACACCGTCGGGGTGCTCTCGGCGGTGCGCCGCCTGCCCATGGGCTCCCTCGAGGGCCGCGTCTACCAGGTGCAGGCGGCCATCAACCCCGGCAACAGCGGCGGCGGCCTCTACTCCGAGGACGGGGGCCTCATCGGCATCAACACCTGGGCGGTGGAGCGCACCCGCTCCGAAGGGCTGGGGTTCGCCATCAGCGTGGAGACGCTCGCCGAGGTCCTCCGCGGCGCGGATGCCTCGCTGCGCGGGCTCGTGCAAACATCAGTCGACGAAGAGAGGAGCCCTCGATGA
- a CDS encoding ubiquitin-conjugating enzyme E2, whose translation MNVRHRRLVADQRMVQSCFADHPYIRVLEAAGDPPERYRLEYRVQGLVMQNEQVVPKGEHLVEVFLTLGYPRQAPQCRMLTPVFHPNIAPHAICIGDHWSAGESLAALIVRIGELITFQSYNIKSPLNGAAARWAEEHMARLPIQRVDLSARTDALQVPRVASP comes from the coding sequence ATGAACGTGAGACACCGGCGGCTGGTCGCGGACCAGCGAATGGTTCAGAGCTGCTTCGCGGACCACCCCTACATCCGCGTGCTCGAAGCGGCGGGTGACCCTCCCGAGCGCTACCGCCTGGAGTACCGGGTGCAGGGCCTGGTGATGCAGAACGAGCAGGTGGTGCCCAAGGGTGAGCACCTGGTGGAGGTCTTCCTCACGCTGGGGTACCCGCGTCAGGCGCCCCAGTGCCGGATGCTCACCCCCGTCTTCCACCCCAACATCGCCCCGCACGCCATCTGCATCGGAGACCACTGGAGCGCGGGCGAGTCGCTCGCGGCGCTCATCGTGCGCATCGGCGAGCTCATCACCTTCCAGAGCTACAACATCAAGAGCCCGCTCAACGGCGCGGCCGCGCGCTGGGCCGAGGAGCACATGGCCCGCTTGCCCATCCAGCGCGTTGACCTCTCCGCCCGGACGGACGCCCTCCAGGTGCCGCGGGTTGCGTCACCCTGA